The sequence GAAATATAAATTTTTCGAGTGTTGAGCAGGTGGCAGCAGTGGGGAAAAGTAACTTTCTGAAAGGAGAGGAACAAGagaaagcaaaaaaggaagCTTGTGAGATGttgaaaattcttgaaaatGAACTCAAGGACAAGAAGTACTTTGTTGGTGACAAATTTGGATTTGCTGATATTGCTGCTAATGTATTGGCAATTTGGCTTGGAGTTTTTGAAGAAGCCTCTGGAGTGCCATTGGTTACAAGTGAAAATTATCCAAATTTATATGCTTGGAGAAATGAATATTGCAATCAAAATAAGGAATATTTACCTTCCAGAGATGAATTGCTTGCCCATTTCCAAGCTCTATTTCCAGCTAAAGCAAAATGAATACCTTTATAGTGAATTTCAAGAATTGTGTGGCAATAAAAATGTGAGA comes from Solanum stenotomum isolate F172 unplaced genomic scaffold, ASM1918654v1 scaffold13409, whole genome shotgun sequence and encodes:
- the LOC125850076 gene encoding probable glutathione S-transferase, which codes for MVIVEYIDETFEGPSILPKDPYDRALARFWVKFLEDQVAAVGKSNFLKGEEQEKAKKEACEMLKILENELKDKKYFVGDKFGFADIAANVLAIWLGVFEEASGVPLVTSENYPNLYAWRNEYCNQNKEYLPSRDELLAHFQALFPAKAK